The Flammeovirga kamogawensis genome includes a region encoding these proteins:
- a CDS encoding M61 family metallopeptidase: MKKLILTIGICIITPFIFAQNPKETVVEIDLKTIHDQELDVTVFTPKGQKKLEFVIPVIVPGTYMVLDHIEYFKKLKAYDINGELAKVKKKKNVFFIEGKDEISRLEYAVIDCKSKKGLVGKPTEVEGTVFTENSALINFNMLNGYFEGFEKEPFKVIVHKPIGYYGATSMTKLNEEEQKDVLYADNYFGLIDQPVLYAQPDTTSFVVNGQKFIVAVHNEDTTQVATAVAKTLKNVMTDIDDYSGLTSKEDYYFLMYRINPDRMKGLFKYFGTGMALEHHNSSVYFDTNYVSDSTYVGYTHIAAHEYYHTITPLSLHSEEIHDFHYRNPKMSQHTWMYEGFTDYFANRSETQTFDDQNYFVNQFAFSIETSKKRNKQSMTESSRDIIRDKNALSFISKVMDLMAFYEKGALIAFCLDLEIMERSNGERRLIDAVLEMKEEYKGKYFEDDKLREIMTKYTYPEFGEFYDKYIQGTATPDMDAYCDKLGWEYIKKGKKQPTYGTIITKKNKNEEYKISYTKKNTLGLKKGDIVLSINGGDPKVFYENRREYYKKKISPSLDEILTIEVKRGEKLITLSGSPKMKKTEFPKIKIYEEVTPEQQKTREYFFHEKEIVDVKL, translated from the coding sequence ATGAAAAAATTAATTTTGACGATAGGCATTTGTATCATTACGCCTTTTATTTTTGCTCAAAACCCAAAAGAAACTGTTGTAGAAATTGATCTAAAAACGATTCATGATCAAGAATTAGACGTAACTGTTTTTACTCCTAAAGGCCAAAAAAAACTTGAATTTGTTATTCCTGTTATCGTGCCAGGTACATATATGGTTTTAGATCATATAGAATATTTTAAAAAACTTAAAGCATATGATATCAATGGAGAGTTAGCCAAGGTGAAGAAAAAAAAGAATGTCTTTTTTATAGAAGGTAAGGACGAAATTTCTCGATTGGAGTATGCTGTAATTGATTGTAAGTCAAAAAAAGGTTTGGTAGGTAAACCGACAGAGGTAGAAGGGACTGTCTTTACAGAGAATAGTGCATTGATAAATTTTAATATGCTGAATGGATATTTTGAGGGTTTTGAAAAAGAACCTTTTAAAGTAATTGTTCATAAGCCTATTGGTTATTATGGTGCAACTTCTATGACTAAACTAAATGAGGAGGAGCAAAAAGATGTTCTTTATGCTGATAATTATTTTGGTCTAATTGATCAACCAGTACTCTATGCTCAGCCAGATACTACTTCTTTTGTTGTTAATGGACAGAAATTTATTGTTGCAGTTCATAATGAAGATACAACACAAGTTGCTACGGCTGTTGCAAAAACATTGAAAAATGTAATGACAGACATTGATGATTATTCTGGTCTAACATCAAAAGAGGATTATTACTTCTTAATGTACAGAATAAATCCAGATCGAATGAAAGGGTTATTTAAGTATTTTGGAACAGGAATGGCATTAGAACACCATAATTCATCTGTATATTTTGATACAAATTATGTAAGCGATAGTACTTATGTAGGATATACTCACATTGCAGCACATGAATACTATCATACAATTACTCCATTGAGTTTACATAGTGAAGAAATTCATGATTTTCACTACAGAAACCCAAAGATGTCTCAGCATACTTGGATGTATGAGGGCTTTACAGACTACTTCGCAAACAGGAGTGAAACACAAACTTTTGACGATCAGAATTATTTTGTAAATCAATTTGCATTTAGTATTGAAACATCAAAAAAGAGAAATAAGCAAAGTATGACAGAAAGTAGTCGTGATATTATTAGAGATAAAAATGCATTAAGCTTTATTTCTAAGGTGATGGATCTAATGGCTTTTTATGAGAAAGGAGCTTTAATTGCTTTTTGTTTAGACCTAGAAATTATGGAGAGATCTAATGGTGAGAGAAGATTAATAGATGCAGTGTTAGAAATGAAAGAAGAGTATAAAGGGAAGTATTTTGAAGATGATAAACTTAGGGAAATTATGACGAAATATACCTACCCTGAATTTGGTGAGTTTTATGATAAATATATACAAGGGACAGCTACTCCCGATATGGATGCTTATTGTGATAAACTAGGATGGGAGTATATAAAAAAAGGAAAAAAACAGCCAACTTATGGTACTATCATAACAAAAAAGAATAAAAATGAAGAATATAAAATTTCATACACCAAAAAAAATACATTAGGGTTAAAAAAAGGGGATATAGTACTCTCAATAAATGGTGGTGATCCTAAAGTGTTTTATGAAAATAGACGTGAATATTATAAAAAGAAGATATCTCCTAGTTTAGATGAAATACTAACAATAGAGGTAAAAAGAGGAGAGAAGTTGATTACATTATCTGGTTCTCCAAAAATGAAAAAAACAGAGTTTCCAAAAATAAAAATTTATGAAGAAGTGACTCCTGAACAACAAAAAACAAGAGAATATTTCTTTCATGAAAAAGAGATAGTTGATGTAAAATTATAG
- a CDS encoding sulfatase, whose amino-acid sequence MMMKHYLTITLFFGLLFSLTLKAQDKPNIVLLFVDDYGWSDLNYRNKTFTTPNIDQLKKESLEFTRAYIPTPTCSPSRASILTGKEAARLQMPRHIKDEFPDGSNTKEFGIWSKDPAKRGSRNWLPLEEVTYAEKLKEFGYYNAFMGKWHLGHQPYHPIHQGFDEQTGTSNFGHPKSYYAPFFKNGPALEEYNNDKDAYLTDVLTDKAVNFIKEYDKEKPFMLSLWYYTVHGPHIGRKDLIQKYIDQGMQPAYAKYHAMVETMDASVGAVRAALKEKGIDDNTVIIFTSDQGGFFENLPLAGGKRNNTLGEGGARVPMLINYPGVTKANTECTTPIQTIDVFPTLMEIASNEKYKDGAINGVSLMPLIQEKKIKSRNLYFFRSYEDQYAAVMNGDWKLVKYFSGKYQLFNVVEDISEQKDLIDIEVKRATKMQKDLAAWEKEVYAGWKEVTEANSVFFQIPPKRKSK is encoded by the coding sequence ATGATGATGAAGCACTATTTAACTATTACATTATTTTTTGGCTTATTATTCTCGCTTACATTAAAAGCACAAGACAAGCCCAATATAGTTTTGCTATTTGTAGATGATTATGGATGGTCGGATCTAAACTATAGAAACAAGACCTTTACAACTCCAAACATTGATCAGCTAAAGAAGGAAAGTTTAGAATTTACAAGGGCTTATATTCCTACGCCTACATGTAGTCCGAGTAGGGCATCTATTCTAACTGGAAAAGAAGCGGCAAGACTACAAATGCCTAGACATATTAAAGATGAATTTCCTGATGGTTCTAATACAAAAGAGTTTGGAATTTGGTCTAAAGATCCAGCTAAAAGAGGTTCACGAAATTGGTTGCCTTTAGAAGAGGTTACGTATGCAGAAAAGCTAAAAGAATTTGGCTATTACAATGCGTTTATGGGAAAATGGCATTTAGGTCATCAACCTTACCATCCAATTCATCAAGGGTTTGATGAACAAACAGGCACAAGTAACTTTGGGCACCCAAAAAGTTATTACGCACCGTTTTTTAAAAATGGTCCTGCTTTAGAAGAATATAACAATGATAAAGACGCTTACTTAACGGATGTACTTACAGATAAGGCTGTCAATTTTATTAAGGAATACGATAAAGAAAAACCATTCATGTTGTCACTTTGGTACTATACAGTGCATGGACCTCATATTGGTAGAAAAGATCTTATTCAAAAATATATAGACCAAGGTATGCAACCAGCGTATGCTAAATACCATGCAATGGTAGAAACAATGGATGCTTCTGTTGGTGCAGTAAGAGCGGCATTAAAAGAAAAAGGAATTGATGACAATACGGTTATTATTTTCACATCTGACCAAGGTGGCTTCTTCGAGAATTTACCATTAGCAGGAGGAAAGAGAAATAATACTTTAGGAGAAGGAGGAGCACGCGTTCCAATGCTTATAAATTACCCTGGGGTTACAAAAGCAAATACAGAATGTACAACGCCAATCCAAACAATAGATGTTTTCCCTACTTTAATGGAAATAGCATCAAATGAAAAATATAAAGATGGTGCTATTAATGGGGTGAGTTTAATGCCATTAATTCAAGAGAAAAAGATTAAAAGTAGAAACTTATATTTCTTCAGAAGTTACGAAGATCAATATGCTGCAGTAATGAATGGTGATTGGAAATTAGTAAAATATTTTAGCGGTAAATATCAATTATTTAATGTAGTTGAAGATATATCAGAGCAGAAAGATTTGATTGATATTGAAGTGAAACGTGCTACTAAAATGCAAAAGGATTTAGCAGCTTGGGAAAAAGAAGTGTATGCAGGATGGAAAGAAGTAACAGAGGCAAATTCTGTGTTTTTTCAAATTCCTCCTAAAAGAAAATCAAAATAG
- a CDS encoding peptidase domain-containing ABC transporter has translation MVTNSRNLKFFHQLQSTDCAAACLAMIVNFYGNNCDLVYIKHFFEFSRIGVSLQDILKVSKKIGLNSLPLKLTVDDLKDFEEPIILFWKQDHFVVLEKIKLKGKKTTYFLADPAYGKIKLDQESFIQEWKGDNEKGIGIYFEPNEEFEKKKVNSNELKSYSLFNSLFFKDAIAYVKRKKKKYLLVLFFTLIALSTNWCIPFIFQYIIDKGIISKDMNIVFYLLLGQFILFISGFISDVYSQYILSKVNFNLSILLKKKLLYKLMKLPINYFDTRLNTETLQRLEDQNKIQSYLTWKGIDFIFTVMNIVIFGSILLYFNLYIFCIYFILSIAIVFWVTFFLEKRKILEYALFLKQAHYKNKLYEFVMHMPEIKVNSAQKFIIKSIVKIQDSLNSIELRSLILNINQLIGVDFISKLAEMIVIGVCAFLIINQNMTLGTLLSISYILGQLSRPVKNIVNFIRDTQDTDIANKRIDEVYRTEEEDNDSKKDISKHEIEDIVLTNLNFKYPGNFNPFVLKNINIIIKKNNITAIVGASGCGKTTLLKLLLAYYVPNDGRIEINKQPLNEYNADSWRKHTGIVLQDGHVFSGTIKENIIFSEKKENKKQLDFAVKMACIDDFISALPMGYNTKIGNTGIQLSGGQKQRLLLARAIYKNPEILFLDEATSALDAANEKKIHDNLQHFFVNKTVIIVAHRLSTVKNADKILVIDNGEIVETGNHNSLVNTQGKYFNLIKNQLELGR, from the coding sequence ATGGTAACTAATAGTCGAAATTTAAAATTTTTCCATCAATTACAAAGTACTGATTGTGCTGCTGCGTGCTTAGCAATGATAGTGAATTTTTATGGAAATAATTGTGATCTTGTTTATATCAAACATTTTTTTGAATTCTCTAGAATAGGAGTTTCATTACAAGACATTCTAAAAGTATCTAAAAAAATAGGATTAAATTCATTACCTCTGAAATTAACTGTTGATGACCTTAAAGACTTTGAAGAACCCATTATCTTATTTTGGAAACAAGATCATTTTGTTGTTCTTGAAAAAATTAAATTGAAGGGTAAGAAGACAACTTACTTTCTAGCTGATCCAGCATATGGGAAAATAAAACTAGATCAAGAAAGTTTTATTCAAGAATGGAAAGGTGATAATGAAAAAGGAATAGGAATCTATTTTGAACCTAATGAAGAATTTGAAAAGAAAAAAGTAAATTCCAATGAATTGAAAAGTTATTCTCTTTTCAATTCATTATTTTTCAAAGATGCTATTGCATATGTAAAAAGAAAAAAGAAAAAATATTTACTTGTATTATTTTTCACATTAATAGCATTATCTACAAATTGGTGTATTCCATTTATCTTCCAGTATATTATAGATAAGGGTATTATTTCTAAGGATATGAATATAGTTTTCTATCTTTTACTCGGTCAATTTATTTTATTTATATCTGGATTCATTTCAGATGTTTATAGTCAATATATTTTATCAAAGGTAAATTTTAATTTAAGCATTCTTTTAAAGAAAAAATTGCTTTATAAATTAATGAAATTACCAATAAATTATTTTGATACAAGGCTAAATACAGAAACATTACAACGTTTAGAAGATCAAAATAAAATACAATCCTATCTAACTTGGAAAGGAATAGATTTTATTTTTACTGTAATGAATATTGTAATCTTCGGTTCAATTTTATTATATTTTAATCTATATATTTTTTGTATTTATTTTATCTTATCAATTGCTATAGTTTTTTGGGTCACTTTTTTTTTAGAGAAAAGAAAAATCTTAGAATATGCACTTTTTTTAAAGCAAGCTCATTATAAAAATAAATTATATGAATTTGTCATGCATATGCCTGAAATAAAGGTTAACAGTGCTCAAAAGTTTATTATCAAGAGTATAGTAAAAATTCAAGATAGTTTAAATAGTATAGAATTAAGGTCTCTAATTCTTAACATAAATCAACTAATTGGTGTAGACTTTATTTCAAAACTTGCTGAAATGATTGTTATTGGAGTCTGTGCTTTTCTTATAATAAATCAAAATATGACATTGGGTACATTATTAAGTATTTCATATATTTTAGGACAATTATCAAGACCTGTAAAAAATATAGTAAATTTTATCAGAGATACACAAGATACAGATATTGCCAATAAACGCATTGATGAAGTTTATAGAACAGAAGAAGAAGATAATGATAGTAAAAAAGACATTTCAAAGCATGAAATTGAAGATATAGTATTAACTAATTTAAATTTTAAATATCCTGGAAATTTCAATCCTTTTGTTTTAAAAAATATAAATATAATAATTAAAAAAAACAATATAACAGCTATTGTTGGAGCTTCAGGATGTGGAAAAACAACTTTATTAAAACTATTATTAGCTTACTATGTTCCTAATGATGGAAGGATTGAAATTAACAAACAACCCTTAAATGAATACAATGCAGATTCTTGGCGAAAACATACTGGGATAGTTCTCCAAGATGGGCATGTTTTTAGTGGAACTATAAAGGAAAATATAATTTTTTCAGAAAAAAAAGAAAATAAAAAACAACTTGATTTTGCTGTTAAGATGGCTTGCATAGATGATTTTATTTCAGCATTACCAATGGGATATAATACTAAAATTGGAAATACAGGAATTCAATTAAGTGGAGGACAAAAACAACGATTATTATTAGCAAGAGCTATTTATAAAAATCCAGAAATTTTATTTTTAGATGAGGCAACATCAGCATTAGATGCTGCAAATGAGAAAAAGATTCATGATAATCTACAGCATTTTTTTGTAAATAAAACAGTAATTATTGTTGCACATAGATTATCCACTGTAAAAAATGCTGATAAAATTTTAGTTATTGATAATGGAGAAATAGTTGAAACAGGCAATCATAATAGCCTAGTAAATACTCAAGGTAAATATTTTAATTTAATCAAAAACCAACTGGAGCTTGGTCGCTAA
- a CDS encoding radical SAM/SPASM domain-containing protein, with protein sequence MKELLISAQNEGITKLKDFHPSFYNYLIEEEFIIEDELDELQKVKDLSYKIDNTEENFVLTINPTMNCNFKCWYCYESHINDSKLGFNIIDSIKKLIDNLLKKEKLKHITLSFFGGEPLLYFYQSVIPLIDYLVEKCIEYKKSQNISFTTNGYLINRKFIKYFIQKGLFISLQITLDGYGEEHNKVRYVSKTKGSYNEIISNIHNLLEHDNFSVRARINYTADNINNCFKIIEDFSSLPNFKRKRLLFDFHRVWQDDQNDNISKTVDKNMSIIHQNGFKALSSYSVDNVKNSCYADKINSATINYNGDLFKCTARDFVTQNREGYLSKDGILIWENNSLERRMNAKFKNKPCLECKILPLCNGGCSQHAIEHIESGEEYCVYFGDIEEKNKIIYNKINEILDGN encoded by the coding sequence TTGAAAGAATTATTAATTTCAGCTCAAAATGAAGGGATTACGAAGTTAAAAGACTTTCACCCATCGTTTTATAATTATTTAATCGAAGAAGAATTTATAATAGAGGATGAATTAGATGAACTTCAAAAAGTAAAAGACCTATCATATAAAATAGATAATACAGAAGAAAACTTTGTTTTAACTATAAATCCAACAATGAATTGTAATTTTAAATGTTGGTATTGTTATGAGTCTCACATAAATGATTCAAAATTAGGTTTTAATATTATTGATTCTATTAAAAAATTAATTGATAATTTATTAAAAAAGGAAAAATTAAAACACATTACGCTATCTTTTTTTGGTGGTGAACCTCTCTTATATTTTTATCAGAGTGTTATTCCACTTATTGATTATTTAGTTGAAAAGTGTATTGAATATAAGAAATCACAAAACATATCGTTTACAACTAATGGTTATTTAATAAATAGAAAATTTATTAAATATTTTATTCAAAAAGGTTTATTTATATCATTACAGATAACTCTTGATGGTTATGGAGAAGAACATAATAAAGTAAGATATGTCTCAAAAACAAAAGGAAGTTATAATGAAATAATTTCTAATATCCATAATCTTCTCGAACATGATAATTTTTCAGTAAGAGCTAGAATAAATTATACAGCAGATAATATAAATAATTGTTTTAAGATAATAGAAGACTTTTCATCTCTACCAAATTTTAAGAGAAAAAGATTACTTTTCGATTTTCATAGAGTGTGGCAAGATGACCAAAACGATAATATCTCTAAAACAGTTGATAAAAACATGTCTATTATACATCAAAATGGGTTTAAGGCATTATCGTCATATTCCGTTGATAATGTAAAGAACTCTTGCTATGCTGACAAAATAAATAGTGCGACAATTAATTATAATGGTGATCTTTTTAAGTGTACTGCCAGAGACTTTGTTACACAAAATAGAGAAGGTTATTTAAGTAAAGATGGAATATTAATTTGGGAAAATAATTCACTTGAAAGGAGAATGAATGCAAAATTTAAAAATAAACCCTGTCTAGAATGTAAAATACTACCACTTTGTAATGGTGGCTGTTCTCAACATGCAATAGAGCATATTGAAAGTGGTGAAGAGTATTGTGTCTATTTCGGTGATATTGAAGAAAAAAACAAAATAATATACAATAAAATAAATGAAATATTAGATGGTAACTAA
- a CDS encoding outer membrane beta-barrel family protein gives MKIFNLFFILLISINVHAQFFSIEGKVLSIDEEPLEYINVNILNDSSHIIVGTRSDSLGRFRLEVEKGQYILELNQFGTKFYSKVVDINSSIDLGPLIIDPSIILDAITIKNQDDLIEQKIDRYVFNIDQTALATGANGLNILEITPGLMVNQNRISILGKAEGVGVMVNGKILQMSPNQIIDYLQGLQSDQIKSIEIITSPPAKYSAEGNSGLINIILKKPRKDQWRTIISSSYRQGIYAQSINSVNYYFKKNNLSIGTGVNYSFGKYKGEEYLQVIYPENIWNSNTESINKKNNLSGHFILDYDLNKKITTGIQYNGSLNKPNVSDIDNSVINNSISSREVVTKGISNKKKRNNALNYHLKYTIDTLGKELNIDIDYFNYNTESERNFIVYNNNNLLSDQENINSGDLSINNYSVNLDMNHPTKFIDLNYGGRVSFSKIDNYLFSDIYDVGFIQNDQYNYDENTQSLFISGEKELSNKFSFKLGLRIENTQIEADSKSTKLLNTYNYTELFPSFYLSYRLNNNNNFSFSYNRRINRPSFSNLNPFRYYSSPFYYWEGNPSLTPSFTHNLELNYKLKKYSRTSLFFQSTKDMYGGVVIIDNDNVNQLIKPLNYTDTETFGISQTFINNINKIRLYYGGYGGYQKSKSKIYPITPKEIDGFYSVLYMYFNYKFNEKINTGFNYQQVFPNVGLDLTNNKARSILNLYLSAIINDKITLVLNVNNLFREYSFNSTSERNGNFVETNGFYDNRYVKLTIKINLGGKVKVSDRQIKNKEEINRSY, from the coding sequence ATGAAGATATTTAACCTATTCTTTATATTACTAATTTCAATAAATGTACATGCTCAATTCTTTTCAATAGAAGGAAAGGTTCTTTCGATAGATGAGGAACCACTTGAATATATTAATGTAAATATATTGAATGATAGCTCTCATATTATTGTAGGTACTCGATCTGATAGTTTAGGGAGGTTTCGCTTGGAAGTTGAAAAAGGACAATATATCCTTGAGTTAAATCAATTTGGTACAAAATTTTATTCTAAAGTAGTTGATATTAATTCATCTATTGATTTAGGCCCGTTAATTATTGATCCTTCCATAATACTAGATGCCATTACAATTAAAAATCAAGATGATCTAATTGAACAAAAAATAGATAGATATGTTTTTAATATAGATCAGACAGCCTTAGCTACAGGTGCTAATGGTCTTAACATTTTAGAGATTACTCCTGGCCTAATGGTTAATCAAAATAGAATTTCAATACTTGGTAAAGCCGAAGGAGTAGGCGTTATGGTTAATGGAAAGATTCTACAAATGTCTCCTAACCAAATAATTGATTATTTACAAGGTTTACAAAGTGATCAAATAAAAAGTATTGAAATTATAACCAGTCCTCCCGCTAAATATAGTGCAGAAGGTAATAGTGGTCTTATTAATATTATCCTTAAGAAACCAAGAAAAGATCAATGGAGAACTATAATTTCATCTTCATATAGACAAGGTATTTATGCTCAAAGCATAAATTCAGTTAATTATTATTTCAAAAAAAATAATTTATCAATTGGAACAGGTGTAAATTATTCGTTTGGCAAATATAAAGGAGAAGAATATTTACAAGTAATATATCCTGAAAATATATGGAATTCTAATACAGAGTCGATCAATAAAAAAAATAACTTATCAGGACATTTTATCTTAGATTATGATTTGAATAAAAAAATAACTACTGGTATTCAATATAATGGATCATTAAATAAACCAAATGTTTCTGATATAGATAATTCGGTTATTAATAATTCAATTAGCAGTAGAGAGGTTGTTACAAAAGGGATTTCAAACAAAAAAAAGCGTAATAATGCATTAAATTATCATTTAAAATATACCATTGATACTCTTGGAAAAGAGTTAAATATAGATATTGATTATTTTAATTATAATACTGAAAGTGAACGAAATTTTATAGTTTATAATAATAACAACTTATTATCTGATCAAGAGAATATAAACTCAGGGGATCTTAGTATTAATAATTATTCTGTAAATTTAGATATGAATCACCCTACTAAATTTATTGATTTAAATTATGGAGGAAGAGTATCCTTTTCAAAAATAGATAACTATTTATTTTCAGATATTTATGACGTTGGTTTTATACAAAATGATCAGTACAATTATGATGAGAATACACAATCATTGTTTATAAGTGGTGAAAAAGAGTTATCAAATAAATTCTCTTTTAAACTCGGTCTTCGTATAGAAAACACTCAAATTGAAGCTGATAGTAAATCTACTAAATTATTGAATACGTATAATTATACTGAACTCTTCCCTAGTTTTTATTTAAGCTATCGACTAAACAATAATAATAATTTTTCATTTTCTTATAATCGAAGAATTAATAGACCAAGCTTTTCAAACCTTAACCCTTTTAGATATTATTCTAGTCCTTTTTATTATTGGGAAGGTAATCCTTCACTTACTCCATCATTCACTCATAATTTAGAATTGAATTATAAATTAAAAAAATACAGTCGGACATCCTTGTTTTTTCAATCAACTAAAGATATGTATGGAGGAGTTGTTATTATCGATAATGATAATGTAAATCAATTAATTAAACCATTAAATTATACTGATACTGAAACGTTTGGTATAAGTCAAACATTCATTAATAATATTAATAAAATTAGATTATACTATGGAGGTTATGGTGGTTACCAAAAGTCAAAATCAAAAATATATCCTATTACACCAAAAGAAATAGATGGATTTTATTCAGTCTTGTATATGTATTTTAATTATAAATTTAATGAGAAAATCAATACAGGTTTTAATTACCAACAAGTGTTTCCTAACGTAGGGCTTGACCTTACAAATAATAAAGCAAGGTCTATTTTAAATTTATATTTATCTGCAATAATAAATGATAAAATTACTTTAGTCCTTAATGTAAATAACCTTTTCCGTGAGTATAGTTTTAATTCAACATCAGAGAGAAATGGAAATTTTGTAGAAACAAATGGATTCTATGATAATAGGTATGTAAAATTAACTATTAAAATCAATTTAGGAGGAAAAGTTAAAGTGAGTGATAGGCAAATAAAAAATAAAGAAGAAATTAATAGGTCCTATTAA
- a CDS encoding M48 family metallopeptidase, translating to MIINKTIVLSLVFLCFQFVANAQSIELDKMLGKENAKSVAAQMGIYNDKQKTEYIRKIGNRLVSQLDNKKFDYQFYIVPEETPNAFALPGGYIFITTGLLPIIESEDELACIMAHEIIHAHERHSIKQMKKSILPRLLEVPGNLVGVVNKNLGDILNAPIQTSNALLLSSYSRKHETEADVDGVKLATKAGYDPKALMSILDRMSKTIEKATGHAEVKSYFNDHPYTKDRISKIEEDIKGENIVVKQPISSNFLMEFDSLLYGQSPSQGVVRKNEFLHPDLDFRIKFPKEWNVENHETNVSAYNPSRNGVVFLTLDDAKLQPKEAAAKFLNNLKPEEKACLSNSEKITINGLDSFVLSFKETVNNENVTAYACWIPLNGNLFQLTGICPEKQANLLEEVAESLRVLTQEEKASFTVEIVTVVHPKKGENLKDLSNRYKNTLDLKLVESINDISSKKGKLKPTDEIKIVVEIPYVENKFSSSKSLK from the coding sequence ATGATAATCAATAAAACAATTGTGCTATCTCTAGTATTTTTATGCTTTCAATTTGTTGCAAATGCACAAAGCATTGAATTGGATAAAATGCTTGGAAAAGAAAATGCCAAATCTGTTGCTGCTCAGATGGGAATCTATAATGATAAACAGAAAACAGAATATATTAGAAAAATAGGCAATAGATTGGTGAGTCAATTAGACAACAAAAAATTTGATTATCAATTCTATATTGTACCAGAAGAAACTCCTAACGCATTTGCACTACCCGGAGGTTATATATTTATTACAACAGGTTTACTACCTATCATTGAGTCGGAAGATGAACTAGCGTGTATTATGGCACACGAAATTATTCATGCACATGAACGTCATTCGATCAAGCAAATGAAAAAAAGCATTTTGCCAAGGTTATTAGAAGTTCCTGGTAATTTAGTAGGCGTGGTAAATAAAAATTTAGGTGATATTTTGAATGCTCCTATTCAAACATCAAATGCTTTATTATTGTCTTCTTACAGTAGAAAACATGAAACAGAAGCTGATGTTGATGGTGTAAAATTAGCGACAAAAGCAGGGTACGATCCTAAGGCATTAATGTCTATTTTAGATCGAATGTCTAAAACTATTGAGAAAGCTACAGGGCATGCAGAAGTTAAAAGTTATTTTAATGATCACCCTTATACAAAAGATAGAATTTCTAAAATTGAAGAAGATATAAAAGGTGAAAATATTGTTGTAAAACAACCTATCTCATCCAATTTCTTGATGGAATTTGATAGCCTCTTGTATGGTCAGAGTCCATCTCAAGGAGTTGTAAGAAAAAACGAATTCTTGCATCCTGACTTAGACTTTAGAATAAAATTTCCTAAAGAATGGAATGTAGAAAATCACGAAACGAATGTAAGTGCCTATAATCCATCTAGAAATGGTGTAGTTTTTTTAACGCTAGACGATGCCAAATTACAACCGAAAGAAGCGGCTGCTAAATTTTTAAATAATTTAAAGCCAGAAGAAAAAGCTTGTTTATCTAATTCAGAAAAAATTACAATAAATGGTTTAGATAGCTTTGTCCTTTCTTTTAAAGAGACTGTAAATAACGAGAATGTAACAGCTTATGCATGTTGGATACCATTAAACGGTAACTTGTTTCAGCTAACAGGAATTTGTCCAGAAAAGCAGGCTAACCTTCTGGAAGAAGTTGCAGAAAGTTTAAGAGTGCTAACTCAAGAAGAGAAGGCATCTTTTACAGTTGAAATCGTTACAGTAGTTCATCCCAAAAAAGGAGAAAATCTCAAAGATCTATCAAATAGATACAAGAATACGCTCGACCTTAAATTGGTAGAATCTATAAACGATATATCTTCTAAAAAAGGGAAATTAAAACCTACAGATGAAATAAAAATTGTGGTAGAAATACCGTATGTTGAAAATAAGTTTAGCAGTTCTAAATCATTAAAATAA